From Plectropomus leopardus isolate mb chromosome 4, YSFRI_Pleo_2.0, whole genome shotgun sequence, the proteins below share one genomic window:
- the ndufs8a gene encoding NADH:ubiquinone oxidoreductase core subunit S8a, giving the protein MAATLRLLYSVSRPGTFAASQNLVRSFSVSAQREGFKYVNAQEIQDDMKSITDRAAQTLLWTELFRGLGMTMSYLLREPATINYPFEKGPLSPRFRGEHALRRYPSGEERCIACKLCEAICPAQAITIEAETRADGSRRTTRYDIDMTKCIYCGFCQEACPVDAIVEGPNFEFSTETHEELLYNKEKLLNNGDKWEAEIAANIKADYLYR; this is encoded by the exons ATGGCTGCCACATTGCGTTTACTTTACTCCGTGTCAAGGCCAG GCACTTTTGCTGCCAGCCAGAATCTTGTGAGGTCCTTCAGTGTGTCTGCACAAAGGGAAGGATTCA agtaCGTGAACGCCCAGGAGATCCAAGATGACATGAAGTCGATCACAGACCGAGCCGCGCAGACGCTGCTGTGGACGGAGCTCTTCAGAG GTCTGGGCATGACAATGAGCTACTTGTTAAGAGAGCCCGCCACCATCAATTACCCGTTTGAGAAGGGACCGCTGTCGCCTCGCTTCAGAGGAGAACACGCACTCCGCAG GTATCCTTCAGGAGAGGAGCGCTGCATCGCCTGCAAGCTGTGTGAAGCGATCTGCCCtgcacag gCCATCACCATCGAAGCAGAGACTCGTGCTGACGGCAGCAGGAGGACGACTCGCTACGACATCGACATGACCAAATGCATCTACTGCGGCTTCTGTCAGGAAGCGTGTCCCGTGGACGCCATCGTAGAG GGTCCTAACTTTGAGTTTTCCACTGAGACCCATGAAGAGCTGCTTTACAACAAGGAGAAGCTCCTCAACAACGGAGACAAGTGGGAGGCTGAGATAGCTGCCAACATAAAAGCTGATTACCTCTATCGATAG
- the LOC121941526 gene encoding zinc finger protein 239-like codes for MNLSEELKETDTEGSRPHQCQTCEKSFSRVCRLKRHERTHTTDELYHCEQCDSSFSEANAYKLHLQTHVKDTPHSYHLCGRLFRDQCSYRKHLSDHMGPYQCDQCEKSFSQWGNFTVHMRIHTGEKPHHCDQCGKSFRCLSTYRNHVRTHTGEKPYCCDYCGKRFTQFSTYNQHLRIHTGEKPYQCEQCGKTFSRSSNYKQHQRVHTGEKSNWCDQCGKSFSRLGSYIRHLRVHTGEKPYWCEQCDKGFSQPGSYSQHLRIHTGEKPYWCPQCKKLFAWSLSLKRHRCVEIDGESSDCV; via the exons ATGAATCTTTCAGAAGAG ctGAAAGAGACGGACACAGAGGGGAGCAGACCTCATCAGTGTCAGACGTGTGAAAAATCCTTCAGTCGGGTTTGTCGTCTAAAGAGACATGAACGCACCCACACTACAGACGAGCTGTACCACTGTGAACAATGTGACAGCAGCTTCAGTGAAGCAAATGCATACAAACTACACCTGCAGACCCACGTGAAAGACACACCACACAGCTACCACCTGTGTGGGAGACTTTTTAGAGACCAGTGTTCATACAGAAAACACCTGAGTGACCACATGGGACCATACCAGTGTGACCAGTGTGAGAAGAGCTTCAGCCAGTGGGGTAATTTCACAGTACACATGCGCATCCACACTGGAGAGAAACCGCACCACTGTGACCAGTGTGGCAAAAGTTTCCGTTGTTTAAGTACGTACAGAAATCACGTGCgcactcacacaggagagaaaccttacTGTTGTGACTACTGTGGGAAGAGATTCACTCAGTTTAGTACTTATAACCAACACCTGCGCATCCACACTGGAGAGAAGCCGTATCAGTGTGAACAGTGTGGGAAGACTTTCAGTCGCTCGAGCAATTACAAGCAGCACCAGCGCGTCCACACTGGAGAGAAATCCAACTGGTGCGATCAGTGCGGGAAGAGTTTCAGCCGGTTAGGAAGCTACATCCGACACCTTCGTGTCCACACGGGGGAGAAACCGTACTGGTGTGAGCAGTGCGATAAAGGCTTCAGTCAGCCaggaagctacagccagcaccTGCGTATCCACACTGGAGAAAAACCATACTGGTGTCCACAGTGTAAGAAATTGTTTGCGTGGTCTCTGTCCCTGAAGAGACATCGCTGTGTAGAAATAGATGGAGAGAGCTCAGACTGTGTGTAG